In a genomic window of Thermithiobacillus tepidarius DSM 3134:
- a CDS encoding cation diffusion facilitator family transporter: MSHAHAHDHAHAHGASAGRALLWGLLLTFGFAGVEALAGWWSGSLALLGDAGHMVTDASALGLAALAAWIAKRPPSARHTFGLARAEVLIALLNALFMLAVVLGIVVEAVKRLQAPVPVQGGMVMGVAALGLLVNLGVAYLLSRGEENINTRAALLHVMGDLLGSVAALTAGAVIHFTGWTPIDPILSIAISLLILLSTFRLLREALHVLMEGVPLHLDLEEIGRAMARTEHVQSVHDLHIWTLSSGSIALSAHVLLDDLKDWQRCLDSLREMLHEDYGIDHVTLQPELATFPMTRAAYPPRQEHGRD; the protein is encoded by the coding sequence ATGAGCCACGCCCATGCCCACGACCACGCCCATGCCCACGGCGCCAGCGCCGGCCGCGCCCTGCTCTGGGGCCTGCTGCTGACCTTCGGCTTCGCCGGGGTGGAAGCCCTGGCCGGCTGGTGGTCCGGCTCCCTGGCCCTGCTCGGCGATGCCGGCCACATGGTCACCGACGCCAGCGCCCTGGGCCTGGCGGCGCTGGCCGCCTGGATCGCCAAGCGCCCGCCCTCCGCGCGCCACACCTTCGGCCTGGCGCGCGCCGAGGTGCTGATCGCCTTGCTGAACGCCCTCTTCATGCTGGCCGTGGTGCTCGGCATCGTGGTGGAGGCGGTAAAGCGCCTGCAGGCGCCGGTGCCGGTGCAGGGCGGCATGGTCATGGGCGTCGCCGCCCTCGGTCTGCTGGTCAACCTGGGCGTGGCCTACCTGCTGTCGCGCGGCGAGGAGAACATCAATACCCGCGCCGCCCTGCTGCACGTCATGGGCGACCTGCTGGGTTCGGTGGCTGCGCTCACCGCCGGCGCGGTGATCCACTTCACCGGCTGGACGCCCATCGACCCGATCCTGTCCATCGCCATCTCCCTGCTCATCCTGCTGTCCACCTTCCGCCTGCTGCGCGAGGCCCTGCACGTGCTCATGGAAGGCGTGCCGCTGCACCTGGATCTGGAGGAAATCGGCCGGGCCATGGCGCGGACCGAGCATGTGCAGTCGGTGCACGACCTGCACATCTGGACCCTGAGCTCCGGCAGCATCGCGCTGTCGGCCCACGTGCTCCTGGACGATCTGAAGGACTGGCAGCGCTGCCTGGACAGCCTGCGGGAGATGCTGCACGAGGACTACGGCATCGACCACGTCACCCTGCAGCCGGAGCTGGCCACCTTCCCCATGACGCGCGCCGCCTATCCGCCCCGGCAGGAGCACGGACGCGATTGA
- the hemH gene encoding ferrochelatase gives MSRFNPAPAYTHGSQPKLGILLINLGTPDAPTAPALRRYLKEFLSDPRVVEIPKPVWWPILHGVILNTRPARSAKLYRKIWMPEGSPLLVYSRRQADKFRARLAREEAMVELAMRYGSPDIPAALARLQAANCTRVLVFPLYPQYAASTGASAFDAISKVLTRTRRLPELRMIMHYHDHPAYIAALAASVREQWAAHGEPERLLMSFHGLPRRSLDLGDPYHCECQKTGRLLAEALELPPARYAVSFQSRFGRAEWLQPYTVPTLEAWAREGVRRVDVVCPGFAADCLETLEEIAIGGREAFLAAGGERFRYLPALNDRDDWIDAMLAIAREHLGGWLAPPLGAAALQASRERALGMGAER, from the coding sequence ATGTCCCGCTTTAATCCCGCGCCTGCGTATACCCACGGCAGCCAGCCGAAGCTGGGCATTCTGCTGATCAACCTGGGCACTCCGGACGCGCCCACCGCCCCGGCCCTGCGCCGCTACCTGAAGGAGTTCCTCAGCGACCCGCGCGTGGTGGAGATTCCCAAGCCCGTGTGGTGGCCGATCCTGCACGGCGTCATCCTGAACACGCGCCCGGCGCGCTCGGCCAAGCTCTACCGCAAGATCTGGATGCCGGAAGGCTCGCCGCTGCTGGTGTATTCCCGGCGCCAGGCGGACAAGTTCCGGGCGCGGCTGGCGCGGGAGGAGGCGATGGTGGAACTGGCCATGCGCTACGGCAGCCCGGACATCCCGGCGGCGCTGGCGCGCCTGCAGGCGGCCAACTGCACGCGCGTGCTGGTCTTTCCGCTCTATCCCCAGTACGCCGCCAGCACCGGCGCTTCCGCCTTCGACGCCATCAGCAAGGTGCTGACGCGCACCCGCCGCCTGCCGGAGCTGCGCATGATCATGCACTACCACGATCACCCGGCCTACATCGCCGCCCTGGCGGCGAGCGTGCGCGAGCAGTGGGCCGCCCACGGCGAGCCGGAACGGCTGCTCATGTCCTTCCATGGCCTGCCCCGGCGCTCGCTGGATCTGGGCGATCCCTACCACTGCGAGTGCCAGAAGACCGGCCGGCTGCTGGCCGAGGCGCTGGAACTGCCGCCGGCGCGCTACGCGGTGAGCTTCCAGAGCCGCTTCGGCCGCGCCGAGTGGCTGCAGCCCTATACGGTGCCCACCCTGGAGGCGTGGGCGCGGGAGGGGGTGAGGCGGGTGGACGTGGTCTGTCCCGGCTTCGCCGCCGACTGCCTGGAAACCCTGGAGGAGATCGCCATCGGCGGCCGGGAGGCCTTCCTGGCCGCCGGCGGCGAGCGTTTCCGCTATCTGCCCGCCCTCAACGACCGCGACGATTGGATCGACGCCATGCTCGCCATCGCCCGCGAGCACCTGGGCGGCTGGCTGGCGCCGCCATTGGGTGCGGCGGCGCTGCAGGCCAGCCGGGAGCGGGCCTTGGGGATGGGGGCGGAGCGCTGA
- a CDS encoding SAM-dependent methyltransferase has protein sequence MLGKTLHALVSALIAATAWGGQPAAVPAQAFEPPLSTDVPFVPSPEDVVDRMLQLAGVRKGDVVYDLGSGDGRIVIAAAKKYGARGVGVDIDPERIEEARENARKAGVADRVKFVQQDLFDADIHEATVVTLYLLPNVNQRLRPKLLRELKPGTRVVSHSFDMGDWKPVRTVEMDGRTLYYWMVPPRGWGAGR, from the coding sequence ATGTTGGGAAAGACGCTCCATGCGCTGGTATCGGCTTTGATCGCGGCAACGGCCTGGGGCGGCCAGCCGGCCGCCGTGCCGGCCCAGGCCTTCGAGCCGCCGCTTTCCACCGACGTGCCGTTCGTGCCGTCGCCGGAGGACGTGGTGGACCGCATGCTGCAGTTGGCCGGGGTACGCAAGGGCGACGTGGTCTACGATCTGGGCTCGGGGGATGGGCGCATCGTGATTGCCGCGGCCAAGAAGTACGGCGCGCGCGGGGTCGGCGTGGACATCGACCCGGAACGCATCGAGGAGGCGCGGGAGAATGCCAGGAAGGCGGGCGTGGCGGACCGCGTGAAGTTCGTCCAGCAGGATCTCTTCGACGCCGATATTCATGAAGCGACGGTGGTGACGCTCTATCTCTTGCCCAACGTCAACCAGCGCCTGCGCCCCAAGCTGCTGCGCGAGCTGAAGCCGGGGACCCGCGTCGTCTCGCACAGCTTCGACATGGGCGACTGGAAGCCGGTCAGGACGGTGGAGATGGATGGCCGCACCCTCTATTACTGGATGGTGCCGCCGCGGGGGTGGGGAGCCGGGCGCTGA
- a CDS encoding APC family permease, which translates to MTAGPQPKLRLLDAIALIVGIVVGAGIFKTPSLVAAHAGSAELVLLAWLLGGVVSLIGALCYAELASAYPHPGGDYHYLARAFGRNLAFLFAWARFTVIPTGSIALLAFVFGDYASQLWRLGEHSASIYAALVVALFTGVNVLGIRQGKGVQNLLTSMEVAGLLLVIAAGLAFAAPPAEPLPAAPAAGAAQGAAGLVMVFVLLTYGGWNEAAYVSAELRGGRRGIAWALIWSIGIVTALYLLANWAFLHGLGLAGMAGSEAVASDLMRRVAGEDGTRLISALIALAALTSINATILTGARTNYALGRDFPRFAALGRWHARAGTPGNALLAQGAVALLLVGLGTLTRRGFETMVEYTAPVFWFFFLLTGIALFVLRAREPAAPRPFRVPLYPLTPLIFCASSAYLLYASLAYTGIGALFGVAVLAAGVPLLLLNRRR; encoded by the coding sequence ATGACGGCAGGGCCTCAACCGAAGCTGCGCCTGCTCGATGCCATCGCCCTGATCGTGGGCATCGTGGTCGGCGCGGGCATCTTCAAGACCCCGTCCCTGGTCGCCGCCCACGCCGGCAGCGCCGAACTGGTGCTGCTGGCCTGGTTGCTGGGCGGCGTCGTGTCGCTGATCGGCGCCCTGTGCTATGCGGAGCTGGCGTCGGCCTACCCCCATCCCGGCGGCGACTATCATTACTTGGCCCGCGCCTTCGGCAGGAACCTGGCCTTCCTGTTCGCCTGGGCGCGCTTCACGGTCATTCCCACCGGCTCCATCGCGCTGCTGGCCTTCGTCTTCGGGGATTACGCCTCGCAGTTGTGGCGGCTCGGCGAGCATTCCGCCTCCATTTACGCCGCCCTCGTCGTCGCGCTCTTCACGGGCGTGAACGTGCTCGGCATCCGGCAGGGCAAGGGCGTGCAGAACCTGCTGACGTCCATGGAGGTCGCGGGCCTTCTGCTGGTCATCGCCGCGGGGCTGGCCTTCGCCGCCCCGCCGGCGGAGCCCCTGCCCGCCGCGCCGGCGGCCGGCGCCGCCCAGGGCGCCGCGGGGCTGGTCATGGTCTTCGTGCTCCTGACCTACGGCGGCTGGAACGAGGCGGCCTATGTGTCGGCGGAGCTGCGCGGTGGCAGGCGCGGCATCGCCTGGGCGCTGATCTGGAGCATCGGCATCGTCACGGCATTGTACCTGCTGGCCAACTGGGCTTTTCTGCACGGGCTCGGGCTGGCCGGCATGGCCGGCTCGGAAGCCGTCGCCTCCGACCTGATGCGGCGGGTGGCCGGGGAGGACGGCACGCGCCTGATCAGCGCGCTGATCGCGCTGGCCGCGCTGACCTCCATCAACGCGACCATCCTCACCGGGGCGCGCACCAATTACGCGCTCGGCCGCGACTTCCCGCGCTTCGCCGCCCTGGGGCGCTGGCACGCGCGGGCGGGCACGCCCGGCAACGCCCTCCTGGCGCAGGGCGCCGTCGCGCTGCTGCTCGTGGGCCTGGGCACGCTGACCCGCAGGGGCTTTGAAACCATGGTGGAGTACACGGCGCCCGTGTTCTGGTTTTTCTTCCTGCTGACGGGCATCGCGCTTTTCGTGCTGCGCGCCCGCGAGCCGGCGGCGCCCCGGCCCTTCCGCGTCCCCCTCTATCCGCTCACCCCGCTGATCTTTTGCGCCAGCAGCGCCTATCTGCTGTACGCCAGCCTGGCCTACACGGGCATCGGCGCGCTCTTCGGGGTGGCGGTGCTGGCGGCGGGCGTGCCGCTTTTGCTGTTGAATCGCCGTCGGTAA
- a CDS encoding exodeoxyribonuclease III, producing the protein MKIATWNVNSLKVRLPQVLDWLAAQRPDVLCLQETKLADGQFPVAAIEAAGYHVAFSGQSTYNGVATLARLPLHDVETELGNGEDPQRRLLAATVNGVRVVNVYVPNGQAVGSDKYAYKLQWLARLRDYLGEALRRHERLVLLGDFNIAPDDRDVYDPAGLAGQVLLSDAERAALREILDLGLTDAFRLRHTEDGLYSWWDYRAFMFRRKLGLRIDLILASPAMAAACLDCAIDVEPRRHERPSDHAPVWASFEP; encoded by the coding sequence ATGAAGATCGCCACCTGGAACGTCAACTCCCTCAAGGTGCGCCTGCCGCAGGTGCTCGACTGGCTGGCGGCGCAGCGGCCGGACGTGCTCTGCCTGCAGGAGACCAAGCTGGCCGACGGCCAGTTTCCGGTGGCAGCCATCGAGGCCGCCGGCTACCACGTGGCCTTCAGCGGCCAGTCCACCTACAACGGCGTCGCCACCCTGGCGCGCCTGCCCCTGCACGACGTGGAGACGGAGCTGGGCAACGGCGAGGACCCGCAGCGGCGCCTGCTGGCCGCCACCGTCAACGGCGTGCGCGTGGTGAACGTCTACGTGCCCAACGGCCAGGCGGTGGGTTCGGACAAGTATGCCTACAAGCTGCAGTGGCTGGCGCGGCTGCGCGACTATCTGGGCGAGGCCCTGCGCCGCCATGAGCGCCTGGTGCTGCTGGGCGACTTCAACATCGCTCCCGACGACCGCGACGTCTACGATCCGGCCGGCCTGGCCGGGCAGGTCCTGCTGTCCGACGCCGAGCGCGCCGCCCTGCGGGAGATCCTGGATCTCGGCCTGACGGACGCCTTCCGCCTGCGCCACACGGAGGACGGATTGTATAGTTGGTGGGATTACCGGGCCTTCATGTTCCGGCGCAAGCTCGGCCTGCGCATCGACCTCATCCTGGCCAGCCCGGCCATGGCGGCGGCCTGCCTGGACTGCGCCATCGACGTCGAGCCGCGCCGCCACGAGCGGCCTTCGGATCATGCCCCGGTGTGGGCGAGCTTCGAACCGTAG
- a CDS encoding glutathione S-transferase, with protein sequence MQLIMSPTSPYARKVRIALREKDLPFEPVVDIPWNDDTHVPDFNPLGKIPVLRLDDGSTLYDSRVIVQYLEQVRPAPALMPADAAARIAVLRWEALADGLVDAAATVFLERKRPAAMQDNAWIARQQGKIARALAAMERDLAGRRWCVGDSFSLADIAVGCALGYLDLRLPQPWREAHPALAALCARLGERSAFAETVPPQ encoded by the coding sequence ATGCAACTGATCATGTCGCCCACCTCCCCTTACGCGCGCAAGGTGCGCATCGCGCTGCGGGAAAAGGATCTGCCCTTCGAGCCCGTGGTGGATATTCCCTGGAACGACGACACCCACGTGCCGGATTTCAATCCGCTGGGCAAGATCCCGGTCCTGCGCCTGGACGACGGCAGCACGCTCTATGACTCGCGCGTGATCGTGCAATACCTGGAGCAGGTCCGGCCGGCGCCGGCCCTGATGCCGGCCGACGCGGCGGCGCGCATCGCCGTGCTGCGCTGGGAGGCGCTGGCCGATGGTCTCGTCGACGCCGCCGCGACCGTCTTCCTGGAGCGCAAACGGCCCGCGGCCATGCAGGACAACGCCTGGATCGCCCGCCAGCAGGGCAAGATCGCCCGCGCCCTGGCGGCCATGGAGCGGGACTTGGCCGGGCGGCGCTGGTGCGTGGGAGACAGCTTCAGCCTGGCCGACATCGCCGTGGGCTGCGCCCTCGGTTATCTGGACCTGCGCCTGCCGCAGCCCTGGCGCGAGGCGCACCCCGCCCTGGCGGCGCTCTGTGCGCGCCTAGGTGAGCGTTCCGCCTTTGCCGAGACCGTGCCGCCGCAATGA
- a CDS encoding tetratricopeptide repeat protein: MSTELTAEELQILQAQAAAGDVEAMRLLGLAHAAGEMVPRDYAEAARWLKAAAEAGDAEAQLHYAILLHKGYGVPKSEKWALNWYKRAAEQGVVAAMHNLGAMYFEGQGTAVQPDQAIHWFSQAAEQGFADSMYHLGVVFEQLGDYPKAAYWYARAGEHGHADGAFAMGVLYADGRGVPQSDDYAFDWFLHAAELGNKRAMFNVALALGTGKLGRELDLKASGQWLERAAEAGHQDAMEVLATALERGQLGFFPDPARAEYWRERAGRA; the protein is encoded by the coding sequence ATGAGCACGGAATTGACGGCCGAGGAGTTGCAGATCCTGCAGGCGCAGGCCGCGGCGGGCGACGTGGAGGCCATGCGCCTGCTGGGCCTGGCCCACGCCGCCGGCGAAATGGTGCCGCGCGACTACGCGGAAGCGGCGCGCTGGCTGAAGGCGGCGGCCGAGGCGGGCGACGCCGAGGCGCAGCTGCACTACGCCATCCTGCTGCACAAGGGCTATGGCGTGCCCAAGAGCGAGAAGTGGGCGCTCAACTGGTACAAACGGGCGGCGGAGCAGGGCGTGGTGGCGGCCATGCACAACCTGGGGGCCATGTATTTCGAGGGCCAGGGCACCGCGGTGCAGCCCGACCAGGCCATCCACTGGTTCAGCCAGGCGGCCGAGCAGGGCTTCGCCGACTCCATGTACCACCTGGGCGTGGTCTTCGAGCAACTGGGCGATTACCCCAAAGCGGCCTACTGGTATGCCCGGGCAGGCGAGCACGGCCACGCCGACGGCGCCTTCGCCATGGGCGTGCTCTACGCGGATGGTCGCGGCGTGCCGCAAAGCGACGACTACGCCTTCGACTGGTTCCTGCACGCCGCCGAGCTCGGCAACAAGCGCGCCATGTTCAACGTGGCCCTGGCCCTGGGCACGGGCAAGCTCGGCCGCGAGCTCGACCTCAAGGCCAGCGGCCAATGGCTGGAGCGGGCCGCGGAGGCCGGCCACCAGGACGCCATGGAAGTGCTGGCCACCGCCCTGGAGCGCGGCCAGCTCGGCTTCTTTCCGGACCCGGCGCGGGCCGAGTATTGGCGGGAGCGGGCGGGGCGGGCTTAG
- a CDS encoding 23S rRNA (adenine(2030)-N(6))-methyltransferase RlmJ — MNYDHSYHAGNLADVFKHLALTLAVQAMGRKDKGFVYIDTHAGAGAYALDPGGEHEGGIGRVWPKRRELPSAAAYFDAVAGLNPAGALRHYPGSPLLAKALLRPQDRLVLFETQPLVLQRLGQNLGAGKGVQAFQKDGHQGLLAQIPPPEKRGLILIDPPFEARDEFERLTRTLAGAWKKWPQGVYLAWYPIKARGIIAAFHRKLRESGVPATAVELLNRPEDKPERLNGSGLIVVNPPWQFLDQLLPLLAQLAPLCADPKTGSRWSVRLEGWPGS; from the coding sequence ATGAACTACGACCACAGCTATCACGCCGGCAATCTGGCCGACGTCTTCAAGCACCTGGCCCTGACCCTGGCCGTGCAGGCCATGGGCCGCAAGGACAAGGGCTTCGTCTACATCGACACCCACGCCGGCGCCGGGGCCTACGCCCTCGACCCGGGCGGCGAGCACGAGGGCGGCATCGGCCGCGTCTGGCCCAAGCGCCGCGAGCTGCCCAGCGCGGCAGCCTACTTCGACGCCGTCGCCGGCCTCAACCCCGCCGGCGCGCTCCGCCATTATCCCGGCTCGCCGCTGTTGGCCAAAGCCCTCCTGCGCCCCCAGGACCGCCTGGTGCTCTTCGAGACCCAACCCCTGGTGCTGCAGCGCCTCGGCCAGAATCTCGGCGCCGGCAAGGGCGTCCAAGCCTTCCAGAAGGACGGCCATCAGGGGCTGCTGGCGCAGATCCCGCCGCCGGAGAAGCGCGGCCTCATCCTCATCGACCCGCCCTTCGAGGCCCGCGACGAGTTCGAGCGGCTCACCCGCACCCTGGCCGGCGCCTGGAAGAAATGGCCGCAGGGCGTGTATCTGGCCTGGTACCCCATCAAGGCGCGCGGCATCATCGCCGCCTTCCATCGCAAGCTGCGCGAAAGCGGCGTGCCCGCCACCGCGGTGGAGCTCCTCAACCGTCCCGAGGACAAGCCCGAGCGCCTGAACGGCAGCGGCCTCATCGTCGTCAATCCGCCCTGGCAGTTCCTGGACCAGCTCCTGCCCCTGCTCGCCCAGCTCGCCCCCCTCTGCGCCGACCCGAAGACCGGCAGCCGCTGGTCCGTGCGCCTGGAAGGCTGGCCCGGGAGCTGA
- a CDS encoding DUF2322 family protein translates to MTFAENLAKLPKVDKIQKLQLYGGTHSELLGEIENKPGQSGSVAVYYHLGVKYGAISPKAAKEGLELYAEHTDDARAHPGKHPNIDRLFQIIESGDFVSVRVVE, encoded by the coding sequence ATGACCTTCGCGGAAAACCTCGCCAAGCTGCCCAAGGTGGACAAGATCCAAAAGCTGCAGCTCTACGGCGGCACCCACTCCGAACTCCTCGGCGAAATCGAGAACAAGCCCGGCCAGTCCGGCTCGGTGGCGGTGTACTACCACCTCGGCGTGAAGTACGGCGCCATCAGCCCCAAGGCCGCCAAGGAGGGCCTGGAACTCTACGCCGAGCACACGGACGATGCCCGCGCCCATCCCGGCAAGCACCCCAACATCGACCGGCTCTTCCAGATCATCGAGTCGGGCGACTTCGTCTCCGTGCGCGTCGTCGAGTAA
- a CDS encoding exodeoxyribonuclease III, with product MLIYCWNINGIRAAEKKGLLAWLTQTAPDVLCLQETKADPIELSDQLLRPPGYRSYWAAAEKKGYSGVATYCKQAPTAWRVGLGIERFDREGRVLMTEHGDFELYNVYFPNGKASPERLAYKLDFYDAFLAHVDARVQAGKQVIFCGDVNTAHQPVDLARPRENEKISGFLPEERAHLDKWLAHGWVDVFRHLHPDARDAYTWWSLRTNARARNVGWRIDYFFVHQRCLPRIKAAGIAADVMGADHCPHWIEVHD from the coding sequence TTGCTGATCTACTGCTGGAACATCAACGGCATCCGCGCCGCCGAAAAGAAGGGCCTGCTCGCCTGGCTGACGCAGACCGCCCCGGACGTGCTCTGCCTGCAGGAGACCAAGGCCGATCCAATCGAGCTGTCAGACCAGCTGCTCCGTCCGCCCGGCTACCGGAGCTACTGGGCCGCGGCGGAAAAGAAGGGCTACAGCGGCGTGGCCACCTACTGCAAGCAGGCGCCCACCGCCTGGCGGGTCGGGCTCGGCATCGAGCGCTTCGACCGCGAGGGCCGCGTGCTCATGACCGAGCACGGCGACTTCGAGCTCTACAACGTCTACTTCCCCAACGGCAAGGCCAGCCCCGAGCGCCTGGCCTACAAGCTCGACTTCTACGACGCCTTCCTGGCCCACGTCGACGCCCGCGTCCAGGCCGGCAAGCAAGTCATCTTCTGCGGCGACGTGAACACCGCCCATCAGCCGGTGGACCTCGCCCGCCCCCGGGAGAACGAAAAGATCTCCGGCTTCCTGCCCGAGGAGCGCGCCCACCTGGACAAGTGGCTCGCCCACGGCTGGGTGGACGTCTTCCGCCACCTGCACCCGGATGCCCGCGACGCCTACACCTGGTGGAGCCTGCGCACCAACGCCCGCGCCCGCAACGTGGGTTGGCGCATCGACTACTTCTTCGTGCACCAGCGCTGCCTGCCCCGGATCAAGGCCGCCGGCATCGCCGCCGATGTCATGGGCGCCGACCACTGCCCCCACTGGATCGAAGTCCATGACTAA
- the prmB gene encoding 50S ribosomal protein L3 N(5)-glutamine methyltransferase, with the protein MTKTPRPPKTKQTSPAAPQGRRAPARESHAGDASSYGAETLAHFVTIRDYLRWAVTRFEAAGLDYSQGRQTARAEAEYLLARSLGLQPEELGDFLDTRLLPEEKTRVLAALRQREIERKPAAYITHEAWFCGLKFYVDERVLIPRSLLEEFIEEGFQPWVDPNHVHRILDLCTGSGCIAISLAYAFQGAQVDAADISADALEVTRRNIAAHGVQDYVHPVQSDLFGNLQGRRYDLIVSNPPYVDAAAMAELPAEYHREPALALAAGDTGLDCVIPLLRHAAEHLTEHGVLVVEVGDSETALQQRYPDVPFLWLEHSAGGSGIFLLTAEQLREHAGRW; encoded by the coding sequence ATGACTAAAACCCCCAGGCCCCCCAAGACCAAGCAGACCTCTCCCGCAGCCCCACAGGGCAGGCGCGCGCCTGCTCGCGAGTCCCACGCCGGCGATGCCTCCAGTTACGGCGCCGAGACCCTGGCCCACTTCGTCACCATCCGCGACTACCTGCGCTGGGCCGTCACCCGCTTCGAGGCCGCCGGCCTCGACTACAGCCAGGGGCGCCAGACCGCCCGCGCCGAGGCGGAATACCTCCTCGCCCGCAGCCTGGGCCTGCAGCCCGAGGAACTCGGCGACTTCCTCGACACCCGCCTGCTGCCGGAGGAAAAGACCCGCGTGCTCGCCGCCCTGCGCCAGCGCGAGATCGAACGCAAGCCCGCCGCCTACATCACCCACGAAGCCTGGTTCTGCGGCCTCAAGTTCTACGTGGACGAGCGCGTGCTCATCCCGCGCAGCCTGCTGGAGGAGTTCATCGAGGAAGGCTTCCAGCCCTGGGTCGATCCCAACCACGTTCACCGCATCCTCGACCTCTGCACCGGCAGCGGCTGCATCGCCATCAGCTTGGCCTACGCCTTCCAGGGCGCCCAGGTGGACGCCGCCGACATCTCCGCCGACGCCCTGGAAGTCACCCGCCGCAACATCGCGGCCCACGGCGTGCAGGACTACGTCCACCCGGTCCAGTCCGACCTCTTCGGGAACCTGCAGGGCCGCCGCTATGACCTCATCGTCAGCAACCCGCCCTACGTGGACGCCGCCGCCATGGCCGAGCTCCCCGCCGAGTATCATCGCGAACCAGCCCTGGCCCTGGCCGCCGGCGACACCGGCCTGGACTGCGTCATCCCCCTCCTCCGCCACGCCGCCGAGCACCTCACCGAGCACGGCGTTCTGGTGGTGGAAGTGGGCGACAGCGAAACCGCCCTGCAGCAGCGCTACCCGGACGTACCCTTCCTGTGGCTGGAGCACAGCGCGGGAGGCTCGGGGATTTTCCTGCTGACGGCAGAACAGCTGCGGGAGCATGCGGGGCGGTGGTAG